A genomic window from Chitinophaga pollutisoli includes:
- a CDS encoding TlpA disulfide reductase family protein, whose protein sequence is MDIETDHILLGRTAPDFTMADTSGRMVSLKDFRGKYVLLDFWASWCGPCRAENPNLVKLYHQYNDTGFTVLGVSLDRQPDKMRWIDAIHTDELPWQQLSDLQGWENAAAKKYKVAAIPASFLLDPNGVIIARYIRGEKLEHKLAAIFGNRNNN, encoded by the coding sequence ATGGATATTGAAACAGACCATATCCTGCTGGGCAGGACCGCACCGGATTTTACTATGGCCGATACTTCCGGCAGAATGGTTTCCCTCAAGGATTTCCGCGGCAAATATGTACTGCTGGATTTTTGGGCCAGCTGGTGCGGCCCCTGCCGTGCCGAAAATCCCAACCTCGTGAAATTGTACCACCAGTACAACGATACCGGGTTTACCGTATTGGGCGTGTCGCTGGACCGCCAGCCGGATAAAATGAGGTGGATAGATGCCATTCACACCGATGAATTGCCCTGGCAGCAACTCTCCGACCTGCAGGGCTGGGAAAACGCCGCCGCAAAGAAGTACAAAGTAGCGGCTATTCCCGCCAGCTTCCTCCTGGATCCCAACGGCGTTATCATTGCCCGCTATATCCGCGGGGAAAAACTGGAGCATAAACTGGCAGCAATCTTTGGCAACAGAAATAATAATTGA
- a CDS encoding MutS-related protein, translating to MAFSIDQQTINDLDIFNKEEQRSIFGLFNRCATIGGAAVLEEMFRKPLSDEAAINRRASILRYFAAQAWAFPFKSAYFDEAERYLANRDERTRLSARQTSLAGKVAGIIAPAVAEKQMLHAVQEIVSLIRDVSAFISRFQLQESDPYQGEIASIRAILKLPAFRRMLAGKDKLPADALAGFDTVLRFRYRDEMRRLLLHLYEMDAYISAGKVAASQGFVFPRTRSGEALSLQLRGVFHPLVKNAVPNTVEMTASGNFIFLTGANMAGKSTFMKCLGTALYLAHIGFPVPAASMEFTVMDGMFTTINLPDNLGAGASHFYAEVLRVKKIVQEVNSGKRLFIIFDELFRGTNVKDAYDGTVAVAGGFARRKNSFFVISTHIIEAGAALKNTVPDMQFLFLPTFMNGTHPVYSYKLEAGITNDRHGMVIIQNEGILSLLAAGLRKKSVV from the coding sequence ATGGCTTTTTCCATCGACCAGCAAACGATAAACGATCTTGACATATTCAACAAAGAGGAGCAGCGATCCATATTCGGCCTCTTCAACCGCTGCGCCACAATAGGCGGTGCGGCGGTGTTGGAGGAAATGTTCCGCAAGCCCCTGTCTGATGAAGCCGCCATTAACCGCCGCGCATCTATCTTGCGGTATTTTGCGGCACAGGCTTGGGCGTTTCCATTTAAGAGCGCTTACTTTGATGAAGCGGAGCGCTACCTGGCCAACCGCGATGAACGCACCCGTTTATCCGCCAGGCAAACATCCCTGGCTGGAAAAGTTGCCGGCATTATTGCACCTGCTGTGGCGGAAAAACAAATGCTGCATGCCGTGCAGGAAATAGTATCCCTGATCAGGGATGTGTCGGCTTTTATATCCAGGTTCCAGCTGCAGGAGAGCGATCCTTACCAGGGGGAAATAGCCAGCATCAGGGCAATATTGAAATTGCCTGCTTTCCGGAGAATGCTGGCCGGGAAAGATAAACTGCCTGCGGATGCGCTTGCAGGGTTCGATACCGTCTTGCGTTTCCGCTACCGGGATGAGATGCGCCGGTTGTTGCTGCACCTGTATGAAATGGACGCTTATATTTCAGCCGGGAAAGTGGCGGCCAGCCAAGGCTTCGTTTTCCCCAGAACGCGTTCCGGTGAAGCGCTGTCATTGCAATTGCGCGGTGTTTTCCATCCATTGGTTAAGAATGCGGTTCCCAATACGGTTGAAATGACGGCATCTGGTAATTTTATCTTCCTTACCGGTGCCAATATGGCCGGGAAATCCACCTTCATGAAATGCCTGGGAACTGCCCTGTACCTGGCACATATCGGGTTTCCCGTGCCGGCTGCCAGCATGGAGTTTACGGTTATGGACGGTATGTTCACCACCATTAACCTGCCCGATAACCTGGGCGCCGGCGCCAGTCACTTTTATGCAGAAGTACTACGCGTAAAGAAGATAGTGCAGGAAGTGAACAGTGGAAAACGCCTGTTCATCATATTCGACGAACTATTCCGCGGCACCAATGTGAAAGATGCTTACGATGGCACAGTAGCCGTAGCTGGCGGCTTCGCCCGCAGGAAGAACAGTTTTTTTGTTATTTCCACCCATATTATTGAAGCGGGGGCTGCATTGAAGAATACCGTTCCGGATATGCAATTCCTGTTTCTGCCCACGTTTATGAACGGCACGCACCCGGTGTATTCCTATAAACTGGAAGCAGGCATCACCAACGACCGGCATGGCATGGTCATTATTCAAAACGAAGGCATATTAAGCCTATTGGCTGCCGGGCTACGTAAAAAATCAGTCGTATGA
- a CDS encoding MutS-related protein: MNFIADQQTLDDLNLLGKFRQHSIFSIFNKVHTPGGEKLLEEMFRNPFTDYEAINRRSAVFQYFQDNQMAFPFNRKTLALAENYLNSGGAGSYLGSLTVLAQMKAARSLLRDERYNGLKEGLAAAIEILCSARELAFRLEGPFAAPIRIIFANPRLNWLGVEDVLTSLPLMARCDLLLRHVMRREMSALLDFIYETDVFIAVSGVARERGFTYATAMPARVRLLKASAIRHPGLAGAIANPIWLDRQTNMLFLTGANMAGKSTFMKSFGIAMYLAHMGFPVAAGYMEFSVMDGLFSSINVADNLNQGYSHFYAEVKRVKKVAEEVGAGRNLLVLFDELFKGTNVKDAYDATLACTRAFLAYDNCFYIISTHITEVGEALSNPNEKIRFAYMPTVMDGAQPVYTYRLKNGITDDRHGMVLIRKEGIIEMLEQE; the protein is encoded by the coding sequence ATGAATTTTATCGCCGATCAGCAAACGCTGGACGATCTGAACCTGTTAGGTAAATTCCGCCAGCATTCCATATTCAGCATTTTTAACAAAGTGCATACACCCGGTGGCGAAAAGCTGTTGGAGGAAATGTTCCGTAATCCTTTTACGGATTACGAAGCTATTAACAGGCGTTCCGCCGTTTTTCAGTATTTCCAGGATAATCAGATGGCCTTCCCGTTCAACCGGAAAACACTGGCCCTGGCGGAGAATTATTTAAACTCCGGAGGCGCGGGAAGTTACCTTGGTTCGCTAACTGTTTTGGCGCAAATGAAAGCGGCGCGCAGCTTGTTGCGGGATGAGCGATACAACGGCTTGAAAGAGGGTTTGGCCGCCGCAATTGAAATCCTATGCAGTGCGAGGGAACTGGCTTTTCGATTGGAAGGGCCATTCGCAGCGCCCATTCGGATCATATTTGCCAACCCCAGGCTCAACTGGCTAGGTGTGGAAGATGTATTAACATCTCTGCCGTTGATGGCACGGTGCGATTTGCTGTTGCGCCACGTAATGCGCCGCGAAATGTCTGCTTTGCTGGATTTTATTTACGAAACAGATGTGTTCATAGCCGTAAGCGGCGTAGCGCGGGAACGCGGTTTTACTTATGCAACGGCTATGCCGGCACGCGTACGCCTGTTAAAAGCAAGTGCCATCAGGCATCCCGGGCTGGCAGGCGCAATAGCAAATCCAATCTGGCTGGACCGGCAAACCAATATGCTTTTTCTTACAGGCGCCAATATGGCGGGCAAGTCCACCTTCATGAAATCCTTCGGCATCGCAATGTACCTGGCACATATGGGTTTCCCCGTGGCCGCCGGTTATATGGAGTTTTCCGTAATGGATGGCCTGTTTTCCTCCATAAATGTGGCCGATAATTTAAACCAGGGCTATAGCCATTTTTATGCGGAAGTAAAAAGGGTGAAGAAAGTAGCGGAGGAAGTGGGCGCCGGCCGGAACCTGTTGGTGCTTTTCGATGAGCTTTTCAAGGGAACCAATGTGAAAGACGCGTACGACGCAACGCTGGCTTGCACGAGGGCGTTTTTGGCATATGATAACTGTTTCTATATCATTTCTACCCATATCACGGAAGTCGGCGAGGCCTTAAGCAACCCAAATGAAAAAATACGCTTTGCGTATATGCCTACCGTTATGGATGGCGCTCAACCCGTGTATACTTACCGGTTGAAAAATGGAATTACAGACGACCGGCATGGTATGGTGCTCATCCGTAAGGAGGGAATCATAGAAATGCTTGAACAAGAGTAA